The Oceanispirochaeta sp. genome includes the window CCGCACAATTTAAGCGAACAAAAGTTTCCTTATTCCGGGGACTCCGCAGATGAACCTGTTCTGCAAAGAGTTCCTTTCCTACACCGCTTTCACCTGTAATCAATACGGGTGAATCAGACCTGGATATTTTATCGGTGATATTTAAAAGCTGATCAATCTCATCACTTTTATAAATCATCTTATGAAAACCACTGTCCGACTCTACCCTATCCTGCAGACGAAACAGCTCATCTTTAACCTTTTTGAAAGATTGGGCATTCTGGTAAGCCAGAGAAGCCTGATTTGTGAATATCTCGAGCCACTCCAGGTCTTCTTCCGTGAAATTACTCTCATTTTTTTTATTGATAACTTCAATAACACCAACACATTGATCTTTCATCCTCAGAGGAACGGCAAGGATGGAACTTGTTTTATATCCAACATCCTTATCAATTTCAGAAAAAAACCGTGAATCATTTTCTACATCATTCACAATAAGGGAAGTATTGTTCTGGGCTACCCAGCCTGCAATTCCTTCACCCATTTTGACTGTGAATTTCCTGACTTCTTCACTCTTCGTTCCCAGTGCAATTTCAAAATAAAGGAGATCCGTCTCTGAGTCCAGCAGAAGAAGAGAAGACGACTCGCCCCCTGTGAGGCGAGTCGAAGATTCAAGGATATGAGTCATAAGAGTCCGAATATCTGTATAGTTTGAATTTATAAGATTATTAATCTCAATCAGAGTTTCAAGTCTCTTTCTATCGACTTTGTCAGCAAACATAGGACAGAGTGATCAGCTTTCTTTATCCTTCAGCATATCCGCAAGAGTGTAGGTAGAATCGTCTCCATTTTCCTCATGAATATACTTGGATATTTCTTTTTTCTGCTCACGGAGTTTCAGTTCCTTAACAGAAAGAGATAATTTCTGTTTACCCGGCTGAAGTTCAATAACAGAAGCAGAAATTTTCTCACCGACTTTATATTTGCCAAGCATTTCATCTGCATCAGCATCACGATCTTCGCTGAGATTATTTTTATGTATCAAGCCCTCAATACCGCCCTGCACTTTCACAAACAAACCGAAATCGGTGATATTAGAAACTTCTCCCTCAATAATACTTCCTTTGGGATACATCCTCAGCAGCTCGGCCCAGGGATCTTCAGAAAGCTGTTTAACACCGAGACGAATACGGTGAGCTTCAATGTCTACATTGGTGATGATAACATCAATTTCTTCACTTTCTGTCAGAACAGAAGAAGGATTTTTGATTTTTTTGGTCCAGGAAAGATCGTCTACATGAAGAAAGCCGTCAATGCCTTCTTCCAGTTCAATAAAGGCACCTGCATTGGTTACTTTTTTGATCTCTCTATTCATCTTCATGCCTACGGGATATTTGGCTTCCATTTCATCCCAGGGATTCGGCTGAACCTGTTTCATCCCCAGAGAAATACGGCCGTCATGAATGTCATAACCCAGGATCATGGTTTCCACTTCATCACCGATATTCATGAGTTCTTTGGGATGTTTAATGCGTTTTACCCAGGACAGTTCAGAAATATGTGCCAACCCTTCAATGCCCTCTTCAATTTCGATAAAGGCGCCGAATTCAGTCAGCTTGGTTACTTTCCCTTTGACAACATCCTCAACCTGATAGCGGTCTTCAAAACTGGACCAAGGATCTTCGGAGAAATGTTTAAGAGACAAATTGATTTTTTCTTCTTCAGGTTCTAGGCGAATGACTTTAAGCTTGATTTCCTGCCCTTTTTTTACGTAATCCTTGGGTCTGTTGACATGTCCCCAGCTCATATCATTGATATGAAGAAGACCGTCAAATCCGCCAAGATCGATAAACGCTCCAAAGGATGTAAAACTTTTTACAGTACCAGTGACTTCGTCATTGACAGCTGTTTTTTCAAAAAATTCTTTCTTGGCTGCAGAAAGTTTCTCTTCAAGCAACTCTCTTCTGGAAAGAACAATATTTACTTTCTTATCGTTATAAAGTCGTTCAATATAAAATTCTGATTCAAGGCCTACATAATCTTCAGGCTCTTCAATTCTATGAAGATCCATTTTTGAAATAGGAATAAAGGCCCGTACTTCAATACCAAGATCTACTTCAAATCCACCCTTGATGGACTTCACAACTTTACCTTTTATAGTTTTATGATCCTGAAAGGCATCACGTAGTTCTTTCCAAATGACCTTTGCATCAGCTTTTTTCTTTGAAACAACGATCTCTCCGTTTTTGCCTTCTCTTTTAACAAGAACAACCGAAACGTTTTCACCTATAACAGGAGCTTCTTTGAACTCGGCAAGTGGTATTTTTCCTTCAGATTTATAGCCAATATCAATAAATACAAATTCACTGTCAACCTGAATGACATAACCATCGACCAGCTGTCCTTCTTCAAGCTGGTCCATAGCTTTCAGGTATTCTTCCTGAAGTTGTGTTTGGCTGTTGTTCTCTGCTGCAGCAGCATCCGTCTTTCCCATACCGTTACGTTCTCCTGAATTACATAAATTCTTTAATTAGATCTGTTACTTTCTCACATACTTGCTCTAAGGTCAAGGCAGAGGTATCTAAATATAGGGCTCCCTCTGAGAGGATCAGACTGCCCTCTTTCTTATTTCTATCGATGACATCACGGCTGCGGATTCCCTCCAGGATTTCATTATATGTCAGACTGCTGACACCCTGCTTAAAGCGCCTCTCGGCCCTTATTTCGGGGGAAGCATCCAGAAAAACCCGAACTTCTGCCTGGGGGAAAACAACGGTTGTCATATCCCGGCCTTCTGCAACAAGATCAAGAGAACGGCTGACTTCCCTCAGGGTATCATTGACAATATGCCGTATAGATACGATAGCGGAAACCTGAGCCACAATTCGGTCAACATCATCACTGTGAAGAAGATCATCGACGTCTTCCCCATCCAGAAATAAACGGGTATTCCTAATTTCCATTTTTGCATTTCCAGCTATTTCTACCGCCTTGCTTTCATCATCAAAACCAAGATTTTTTCTGATTAAAAGGATAGAAACAGCCCTATAAAAATTCCCTGAGTTCAGATTAAAATAGTTCATATTCCGGGCTATAGTTGAGGCAATACTGCTTTTACCGACTCCCGCTGGTCCATCAATGGCAACGATCATTTCCGAGGTTTTCCTGTATTGTTCTTCTTATTCTCAAGAGCCTGTTTTTTAAGCTGGTCAACTTCTCTGGCAGTCAGTTTCCTGAAGTGGCCGGAAGCCAACCCGGTGAGTTTAATTGATCCGACTCTTATTCTGTGAATGCTCTTCAAGGTAATATTCCTGGACAGGAAAACTTTTCTGAGTTCCTTATTCTTACCTTCTTCCAATACAATATGAACCGTACGGGCACCCTTGAAAATATACTGTTTCAAACGGAAAAACTCACCGTCGACGGAAATTCCTTTTTTAAACTGTTCCATCAATTCCCCGGGGATTTCCTTCTTGGTTGTAACAACATACTCTTTTTCTACATGGGATGAAGGATGTGTCATCAGCTTTGAGAAATCACCGTCATTCGTAAAAAAAAGAAGACCAGAGGTCATATAGTCCAGACGTCCGACATTGTATAGCCGCCGGTTTGATGCATCAGCGAGGAGGTCAATGGCCAGAGGTCTTCCATCACGGTCCTGATTGGAGCATATAAACCCGGATGGTTTATGAAGAGCGATATAAACATGCTCCTTTTCGGGATGAACCGGATGTCCGTTGTAATAAACTTCATCTTCATTAGATACTTTTGTACCAGCCGTCAAGACAGCCTTCCCGTTGACCGTAACACGGCCTTCGCTGATATATTCTTCACATTTTCTCCGGCTGCCGACGCCACAGCGTGCCAGATAGACCTGCAATCTCAGCAGTTCTTCACTTTTATCCATTTAATTCAAACCTTTTCTGTTCCACCTCATCTAGTTTAGGTAGATCAGCAATACTTTTTAACCTGAATAGATTCAGGAATTCTTTAGATGTTCCATACTGAATTGGTTTTCCAGGGACATTCTTTTTTCCGACCTCTTTAATTAGAGTCCGCTTTAAAAGGAGGCGGATCATGCCGTCCGAACTGACTCCCCTGAGATTCTCTATTTCAGCCTTCGTGAGCGGTTGAGAATAGGCGATTATGGATAATGTTTCCATAGCTGCTCTAGATAATTTCTCTTCGTTCTTCTTTCCATAATAATCTTTTAAATTATCCCAGAGTTCTTCTTTGGCAGCAAGAATATAACCATCCTGGACTTCATTCAGTGTGACACCGTGTTCATCTCCGGAATAATGATTTTTGAGTTCTTCAAGAACTTCTTTGATCACATCCCGCGAGAGTCCGCTTACCTTAACTAAATGCTGAACATTAACGGGTTCACTTTCTAAGAAAAGTGCTGCTTCAATTATCGATCGTTCCTGGTTGAGATTCATTTCTATTTCTCTCTTCTTCCGTTTTTCTGGCCTTTATCATAATATCCCCAAAAAGCCTGTTCTGAAAGACCATTATCAGCCTCATTTTAACAGATTCCAGGACAGCCAGAAAGGCACAGACAATTTCCATTATAGATTCCGGGTTTATAAGAATATCTGTAAAACCGAATTCTCCCTTTTCTTCCAGCAGTTCCTGAATCAAGGTAATTTTTTCATTGACAGTCACTTCTTCATATAGATTGACAATGGCTTCCTGAGTCAGCGAACTCATAACAGCTGCAAAACTCTGAAGGAGTTCCCAGACATCGACTTCCTCCCAGAGATCTTTCTCATCAGCAAAGGGGAGCATTCTCTGGTTTTTCTTTCTCTCAATCACCCACTCGGTGGATTTTTCCTGTTCTGTCATGAGTTCGGAAAGTTTTTTATATTTTTGATAATCAATGAGCTTGGCTACAAGTTCCTCCCTGGGGTCTTCAATCTCATCGGAGAAATCGACCTCCACAGGAAGGAGCATTCTGGACTTTATATACAACAGTGTGGCTGCCAGGAGATAGAATTCTGTGATATTCTCCAGATTGACACCAGTTGTGTATTTAAGGAATGACAGATACTGTTCTGTAATGGAAGAAATGGGGATATCATAGATGTTCACTTCGTTCTTCCTGATTAAAAAAAGCAGAAGATCGAGAGGCCCCTCAAACTGATCTAATTGAAAAGTGACATGTTCACTCATTTTCTGATTCTCCAGGAGTCCAAAAACCAACGGCTCCAACAGATCGATTTCTTTGACAACGAATACCCTGATCCTTCCTGATATCCAGAGATTCCCGGAGCCTCTTATATTCTGGATTATCTCTGGGAAACAGCTCCAGAAGGGGTGTCAGAACAAAGGCTCTCTCATTCACTCCGGGATGGGGCAGTGTCAATCGATCATCCTTCCGATGCTCATCACCAAAAAACAGGATATCCAGGTCCAGGGTCCTGGGTCCCTTGGGAACTTCAATACTGCGCTTTCTTCCCAGAAAAGCTTCAACCCTCTGCAGATCAGACAGCAATTCATAAGAGCTACCCTTATATAAACCGGTAAAAACCATATTATAAAAGGGGGGCTGATCTAACAGGATCATCGCTTGTGTTTCCCAGAGAGAAGAAAAATCGGCATCAACAAGAATTGAATCAAGAGCATCCCAGGCGGCATGCAGATTGTCAAAACGGTTCCCTAAATTGGAACCAACTCCGATATAAACTCTTACGGCCTTCAAATCAATCAGAAAAGTCCTTCCTTAATTTTCTTGTCAGCAACTTTTATATCATCCTCAACGATCTTAATCACCTTACCAGCGGTCTTCTTCTCTACTTTTTCCGCTTTTTTTTCTTCTTTTTTTACCGGGTCTTTACCGGGAAACATAATCTGTCTGAGCTGAATCAACAGCTGATCTGCCACCAATTCGTTTTCTTCCAGATATTTTTTAACATTATCCCGTCCCTGCCCTATTCTTTCTTCTCCCATGGAATACCAGCTGCCGCTCTTCTGAATTATATCATATTTCAGAGCGGCATCCATCAAACTGGCACTGGCAGAGATCCCCTTACCGAAGATGATTTCTAATTCCACCTTCCTGAAAGGAGGGGCAACCTTATTTTTAACAACCTTGACACGGACTCTATTACCAATGGCGTCTTCCTGTCCTTTGGCCATTGTTTCGATCTTACGGACTTCCAGCCGTACTGAGGCATAAAATTTCAGGGCATTACCACCGGTTGTTGTTTCCGGGTTCCCGAACATGACACCGATTTTCATTCTGATCTGATTGATAAAAATAAGACAGGTATTAGACTTGGATATTATTCCTGTCAGCTTTCTGAGAGCCTGACTCATAAGCCTGGCCTGCAAACCCACATGAGAATCTCCCATATCGCCTTCAATCTCGGCACGAGGCGTTAAGGCTGCCACCGAGTCAACAACAATAATAGCAACCGCACCTGAGCGAACCAGTGATTCGGTGATTTCCAGAGACTGTTCTCCCGTATCTGGCTGGGAGACCCATAATTCATCGACATTAACACCAAGTCCCCGGGCATAAGCCGGATCTAACGCATGTTCTGCATCGATGAAAGCAGCAATTCCGCCCTGCTTCTGTGCTTCTGCGATAGCATGGAGAGCCAGAGTTGTTTTACCAGAGGATTCAGGGCCATAAATCTCGAGAATTCTTCCCTTAGGAAAGCCGCCGACACCCAGGGCTTCATCCAGGAGAATAGAACCCGAAGAAATGGTCTCGATTTCCACGAGAGGCTGATCACCCATTTTCATGATAGACCCTTTACCATACTGTTTTTCTATCTGAAGCCGCGCCGCTTCAATAGCCTTATTTTTATCATCCATATTTTTATCTGCCATGATTGTCCTCCCTGGAAAAATGCTTTTGATTGAATACCCGTTCTGTGTTTCCGATTATAATACAGGAAATCCGGCCTTCCTGCTTCATACATTTTGCATAATTATGGTAAATGACAAAAACACTTAACATATGTTTGCTGGTAATATAACAGTAAAGCTATTAAGGATCAACAATATTCCGAACTGAAGTGACATTGATTCGAAATCGGCTCTTATCCAGAACATCAATCTGTCCCAGAATTTCCAGCGGCAGGGCACTGTCCAGCCGGACTTGAAAATCGGTATAGGAGGGAACGATTCCTTCCAGAATTTGTGCCGTATCATAACCGACTAGAAAATCAAAGTTCATTCCAGGTTCTGTCATTTCCAGATTGGATATCCTCCCCTTCCAGCGGATAAAACACTTGTTATATAGATAAGGATTTTCCTGTACCGATTGATACAGATAGATGTTGGAAAAAGATGTTAAATCAGGTGTCTTTAAATATCCTTCCAGAATGCGGGCTCTTTGTTTTGCCGATTCGGAAGCATTGGAATAGAGAACCCGGTTTATTTCATACTGAGCCCGGTTATCCTTGTAATCATCAAAATAGGACTGGGCCGTTTTCAAGCTGGTCATGATCTGGTCTTCACTCAGATTGAATATAAATCCCTTGGGATTATCATCTGTTAATTTTTCTTTTTTCAAATCTTTGAACATATAAGACAAGTTTTCACGGGATGGAATGTCCTGATGTGACAGGAGCTCAGAAATGGAATCTTTTTGCATATACACAAAAGGGACAGCCGCGGCGACGAGTATGACAAGGAGGAGCCATAAGGGAAGGGGTTTTCTGATTTTTGGTAAAAATGAGAGAAAGTTATTCCGCAAAAGAAATTGATCGAGCGCGTCGGAATCGGATATTTTTCTAATCCTGTCAAGGCCTTTTTTGGCTTCCTTGCAAGAGGAATCAATATCGAGTATCCCCAACCACAAACGGACCGCTTCGGTTGTGTCTTTTTTCCGCAGGGCCAGAGAGGCAAGGAACAATCTGGGTTCAACGGCCTTACGGTTCACTTGGACAGCCCTTTTTAAATAGGTATCAGCCCCTCCGTTATCCCCATTCCGAAGACACGCGATACCCAGGATATAGTAGAATTGATAGTTTTCCAGAAAGAGAGGAACCTTAGGTTCCAGAGTACTGACAACTTTTCCATTCTGTCCAGTTCTGAGAAGTTTATAGGCTTTTTTAAGTGTCTTATTGTAAATTTTCATAGTGAGACAATTTCTGCTTCAATTTCTCCAGTTCTTCTTCAAAATATTCTGTTTGAGAATTATAGACCGGATCATCTGTTTTTAGAAGCGTATTGACCTCATCAACCAGTTTATCAATCAGGTCCAGATCATACTGCAGTGCATAATTGAGAATAATGTTATCCCCCGTGGGTACTGTAATGGAAGGAAGGGCGGTATTATCGTTCTTCTTCTGATCTTCCGAACTGACAGGACCTCCTACGGTTAATGCATACTGAACCGAAATCTCTGTTCCGGGAGGAATGGAAAGAGGATTGTAATAGACCGCGGCAGCAGAATCATTAATGGAATAGGGAAGTAAAGAAAAATCTCGGCCTTCTCTCAGATTAAAGTCCCAGTCGCTGTCATTCAGTCTTTTCCAGTTGGCAAAGATGATTTGATCTGGTTTCCGGTCTCCGAGAGGAGTAAAGGTGAGCTGACTGCCTGTATCGGCAGCAGGAAAGGTTCCCCAGTAGGCAGGTACATCTGCAGCGGTCCATCTTCTTTCCGAATCGACAGGGAGAGATCCTTCCACAGAAAAATCCGGCCCGTCAGAAATATATGTATCAATCAGTTTTTTCAATCCGATGGATATATAGTTTTTTGAAAGATTGCGTACGGTGAGGGTGACCCTGAATCCCTTAATTCTGTGATCAGTCTGAACCGACTGAGTCACATGAAGGATATTATTGCTCCAGTGTGCGACGACCAGCCCCGAATGCTCTTCTACATGCTGGTTGAAGAAAGAGTTTTTCTGGAGCCGGTAAGTTCTGTTATCCAGAACTAGATCTGTATAGGATGTCCGATCATCCCTGTCTTCAAAAAGGGATTTGACTTTTCCATCCTGGCTATAAAAGAGACTCCATACCCCATCCTTCTCGTTAAACACAATTCTTGAAGAATTATCTTTTACTTCCAGAGCATTTACAGCACTGACCAGGGAGAGCAGGCAGATTATCAATACATTTATTTTAATCTTATTCATCCCTGCTGCCTCCGGACATTCCCTTCAAGAGCTTTTCTTTCAGCTGCAGAGACACCTCCTTCAACTCCAGGAGTTTCAATCTGTTTTCATATATTTCTCTTGTCCGGGTGAGTTCAATCAATTTTTCCTGATACACAGCCAAAGCCTGATTGAATTCTTTTTCCTTTTGCTCATAATCACCGGTACTCTTCATAAACTCCTCATGACTCCATTGAAGGAGCTTTAGAAGTTCTTCTTCTCTATAGCGATATTCTATAAGGGATAATCTATACCGGGAGGCTTCTGTTTTAACACTTCTGGGGTAATTTTCCAGAAGGTTGTTATATATTTCTCCAGCTTCATCAAAGCGGCCCATAAAATAAAGAGCCTCCCCTACCCAGAAAAGGCTGCTGGAGGCAAAGGGACTGTCAGGAAAGGATGTCAGAAAAGAAGAGTAATAATGAATGATTTTGTCGTATTCTTCCTGGAGAAAAAGGATTCTCCCCTTAAAATACCGGGCATCCTCGTTATATTTATGTGTTGGATACTGAATCAGAAAATTTTCCAGGATCTGGGAAGAACGAACAAGATCATTCGTCTCCAGAAAACACCTGGAAAGCCAGAACTCGGCGTCTCCGTGAATACTGATGGAATCCGTATCATCCAGGACAGTCTGAAAAAGTCGAGAAGACTGTTCATATCTACCTTCTTTGAACAGATCTAATCCAAAGAGAAATTCATCCTCAAGAGATTCAGAAAAAACGACAGCCTGCACTGCCAGAAATATGCACAAGACCAATAACGTGAAACGCAGAGCTTTCCATTTCATCAGACAATACCTCACAGTTCAAACATCGGTATCAGGGTGCTTAAAGTAAAACTCCATTGTACATGAGTTAACAATTTTTCATATAAGACAGTTCTTCTGCAGGATCAGCGGCTCCAAAAAAAGCGGATCCTGCCACAAAAACATCGATGCCGGCGTCCTTGGTTTCCTTGATTGTCTCCCGGTTGATACCGCCATCCACAGCGATCTCATAGCTAAAACCCCTATCAGATTTCAAAGCAGCAAGGGTTCGTACTTTTTCGAGACATTCCGGGATGAGAGACTGTCCACCATATCCCGGGTTTACCGTCATGATGAGTACAAGGTCCAAAAAAGGGAGGAGTTCACTGATCATTGCAACCGGTGTGGATGGAACGATGGATATCCCCGCCCTGGCACCACCGGCTTTGATTAACTGTATGGTCCTGTGAGCATGAACAGAAGCTTCAGCATGAAAGGTGATATAATCAGCTCCGGCTTCCAAAAAAGAAGTCACATGATTTTCCGGCTTTTCTATCATGAGATGAACATCCAGAGGCAGATCTGTCAGGGAGCGGACAGCTCGGACCATCTGTGCACCAAAACTGATTTCGGGAACAAAAGAACCATCCATGACATCAAGGTGAACCCAGTCACCGCCAGAGGCCTCAATAAGGCTTATTCCCTCATGGATTCTGGAAAAATCGGCTGCCAGGATTGATGGAGCGCATTTAGTTATTTTCATTTTATTATTATACTGATATCTGTTTTTTTGTAAAACTGGATAAAGAACATTAAATTTCAATGTTTGATCAATTTAGTTTTTATCAGAAAGACCAGATTTGTTGACTAAAGTGAAGGGACAAGTATAATGAGAAAGATGCAATTATGCATTT containing:
- a CDS encoding sigma 54-interacting transcriptional regulator; translated protein: MFADKVDRKRLETLIEINNLINSNYTDIRTLMTHILESSTRLTGGESSSLLLLDSETDLLYFEIALGTKSEEVRKFTVKMGEGIAGWVAQNNTSLIVNDVENDSRFFSEIDKDVGYKTSSILAVPLRMKDQCVGVIEVINKKNESNFTEEDLEWLEIFTNQASLAYQNAQSFKKVKDELFRLQDRVESDSGFHKMIYKSDEIDQLLNITDKISRSDSPVLITGESGVGKELFAEQVHLRSPRNKETFVRLNCAAIPEELLESELFGHVKGAFTDASNERLGRFSLADGGTIFLDEIGEISLGVQAKLLRVLQNKQFEPLGSSETIFVDVRIIAATNRNLESMVEKGSFREDLYYRLNVLPVSIPPLRDRTDDIEVLSDYFLNKYSARNRKDVKGLSVEAQGILYSYSWPGNVRELENVMERAVIVSNGLLIETEDLLLSRERERLIPGYKGKSLKEAVNLFKKNYIKRILGNCENNQTEAAVRLGIQRTYLSRLLKDLEINE
- the rpsA gene encoding 30S ribosomal protein S1 → MGKTDAAAAENNSQTQLQEEYLKAMDQLEEGQLVDGYVIQVDSEFVFIDIGYKSEGKIPLAEFKEAPVIGENVSVVLVKREGKNGEIVVSKKKADAKVIWKELRDAFQDHKTIKGKVVKSIKGGFEVDLGIEVRAFIPISKMDLHRIEEPEDYVGLESEFYIERLYNDKKVNIVLSRRELLEEKLSAAKKEFFEKTAVNDEVTGTVKSFTSFGAFIDLGGFDGLLHINDMSWGHVNRPKDYVKKGQEIKLKVIRLEPEEEKINLSLKHFSEDPWSSFEDRYQVEDVVKGKVTKLTEFGAFIEIEEGIEGLAHISELSWVKRIKHPKELMNIGDEVETMILGYDIHDGRISLGMKQVQPNPWDEMEAKYPVGMKMNREIKKVTNAGAFIELEEGIDGFLHVDDLSWTKKIKNPSSVLTESEEIDVIITNVDIEAHRIRLGVKQLSEDPWAELLRMYPKGSIIEGEVSNITDFGLFVKVQGGIEGLIHKNNLSEDRDADADEMLGKYKVGEKISASVIELQPGKQKLSLSVKELKLREQKKEISKYIHEENGDDSTYTLADMLKDKES
- the cmk gene encoding (d)CMP kinase, whose protein sequence is MIVAIDGPAGVGKSSIASTIARNMNYFNLNSGNFYRAVSILLIRKNLGFDDESKAVEIAGNAKMEIRNTRLFLDGEDVDDLLHSDDVDRIVAQVSAIVSIRHIVNDTLREVSRSLDLVAEGRDMTTVVFPQAEVRVFLDASPEIRAERRFKQGVSSLTYNEILEGIRSRDVIDRNKKEGSLILSEGALYLDTSALTLEQVCEKVTDLIKEFM
- a CDS encoding pseudouridine synthase, whose translation is MDKSEELLRLQVYLARCGVGSRRKCEEYISEGRVTVNGKAVLTAGTKVSNEDEVYYNGHPVHPEKEHVYIALHKPSGFICSNQDRDGRPLAIDLLADASNRRLYNVGRLDYMTSGLLFFTNDGDFSKLMTHPSSHVEKEYVVTTKKEIPGELMEQFKKGISVDGEFFRLKQYIFKGARTVHIVLEEGKNKELRKVFLSRNITLKSIHRIRVGSIKLTGLASGHFRKLTAREVDQLKKQALENKKNNTGKPRK
- the scpB gene encoding SMC-Scp complex subunit ScpB — encoded protein: MNLNQERSIIEAALFLESEPVNVQHLVKVSGLSRDVIKEVLEELKNHYSGDEHGVTLNEVQDGYILAAKEELWDNLKDYYGKKNEEKLSRAAMETLSIIAYSQPLTKAEIENLRGVSSDGMIRLLLKRTLIKEVGKKNVPGKPIQYGTSKEFLNLFRLKSIADLPKLDEVEQKRFELNG
- a CDS encoding segregation/condensation protein A, with the translated sequence MSEHVTFQLDQFEGPLDLLLFLIRKNEVNIYDIPISSITEQYLSFLKYTTGVNLENITEFYLLAATLLYIKSRMLLPVEVDFSDEIEDPREELVAKLIDYQKYKKLSELMTEQEKSTEWVIERKKNQRMLPFADEKDLWEEVDVWELLQSFAAVMSSLTQEAIVNLYEEVTVNEKITLIQELLEEKGEFGFTDILINPESIMEIVCAFLAVLESVKMRLIMVFQNRLFGDIMIKARKTEEERNRNESQPGTIDN
- the folK gene encoding 2-amino-4-hydroxy-6-hydroxymethyldihydropteridine diphosphokinase gives rise to the protein MKAVRVYIGVGSNLGNRFDNLHAAWDALDSILVDADFSSLWETQAMILLDQPPFYNMVFTGLYKGSSYELLSDLQRVEAFLGRKRSIEVPKGPRTLDLDILFFGDEHRKDDRLTLPHPGVNERAFVLTPLLELFPRDNPEYKRLRESLDIRKDQGIRCQRNRSVGAVGFWTPGESENE
- the recA gene encoding recombinase RecA is translated as MADKNMDDKNKAIEAARLQIEKQYGKGSIMKMGDQPLVEIETISSGSILLDEALGVGGFPKGRILEIYGPESSGKTTLALHAIAEAQKQGGIAAFIDAEHALDPAYARGLGVNVDELWVSQPDTGEQSLEITESLVRSGAVAIIVVDSVAALTPRAEIEGDMGDSHVGLQARLMSQALRKLTGIISKSNTCLIFINQIRMKIGVMFGNPETTTGGNALKFYASVRLEVRKIETMAKGQEDAIGNRVRVKVVKNKVAPPFRKVELEIIFGKGISASASLMDAALKYDIIQKSGSWYSMGEERIGQGRDNVKKYLEENELVADQLLIQLRQIMFPGKDPVKKEEKKAEKVEKKTAGKVIKIVEDDIKVADKKIKEGLF
- a CDS encoding tetratricopeptide repeat protein yields the protein MKWKALRFTLLVLCIFLAVQAVVFSESLEDEFLFGLDLFKEGRYEQSSRLFQTVLDDTDSISIHGDAEFWLSRCFLETNDLVRSSQILENFLIQYPTHKYNEDARYFKGRILFLQEEYDKIIHYYSSFLTSFPDSPFASSSLFWVGEALYFMGRFDEAGEIYNNLLENYPRSVKTEASRYRLSLIEYRYREEELLKLLQWSHEEFMKSTGDYEQKEKEFNQALAVYQEKLIELTRTREIYENRLKLLELKEVSLQLKEKLLKGMSGGSRDE
- the rpe gene encoding ribulose-phosphate 3-epimerase encodes the protein MKITKCAPSILAADFSRIHEGISLIEASGGDWVHLDVMDGSFVPEISFGAQMVRAVRSLTDLPLDVHLMIEKPENHVTSFLEAGADYITFHAEASVHAHRTIQLIKAGGARAGISIVPSTPVAMISELLPFLDLVLIMTVNPGYGGQSLIPECLEKVRTLAALKSDRGFSYEIAVDGGINRETIKETKDAGIDVFVAGSAFFGAADPAEELSYMKNC